ATGTATGGTACTCCATCATTTAAGACAGCAGGTAAAAAAGACTGAAGGCCAGGCCAATCTTTGCCTTTCAGATTTTATCAAACCTTTGAACAAAGTTCCGGAGGATTTCATTGGCGCATTTGCGGTTTGTGCAGGATATGGGGTTGAAGAGCTGGTGGCTTATTATGAAAGCAAACACGATGATTATCACGCCATCCTTGTGAAAGCATTGGCAGACCGGCTTGCCGAGGCTGGTGCTGAATATTTACACCAACAGGTTCGCAAGGTGTATTGGGGATATGCCATTGGAGAACAACTTTCCAACGAAGAATTGATCTCCGAACAGTATACAGGTATCCGTCCTGCCCCTGGTTATCCGGCTTGTCCTGAACACACCGAAAAACTAAATTTATGGAAATTGCTGGATGTCGAAAAAAATATTGGTCTGACTCTGACGGAGAGTATGGCCATGTACCCAACAGCCGCCGTGAGTGGTTGGTATTTCGCACATCCGGAATCCAGATATTTTCCTGTCAGCGAAATTGCGGAAGACCAGTTTAAGAATTATGCAGAGCGAAAAGGATGGGATGTTAAAACGGCGCAAAAGTGGCTGGGGACATTGTGGCATAGTTGAAGGATTATGGAGTAAGGATTATGGAGAATAGAGATTCTAAATCCAGCCCCGTAGGGGCGAAATATCAATAGAGCAAAGTGCAGAGTGATTATTATGGAGCTTGAAGCTTAAAGCGAAAAGCTCAAAGCGATAAGCGTAAAGCGAGGAGCAATGGTTAATGCAGAATAGAAATTCCAGCCCCGTAGGGGCGAAATATCAATAGAGCAAAGTGCAGAATGATTATTATGGAGCTTGAAGCTTAAAGCGAAAAGCTCAAAGCGATAAGCGTAAAGCAAGGAGCATTGGATAATGCAGAATAGAAATACCAGCCCCGTAGGGGCGAAATATCAATAGAGTAAAGTGCAGAGTGATTATTATGGAGCTTAAAGCGAAAAGCTCAAAGCGATAAGCGTAAAGCGAGGAGCAATGGATAATGCAGAATAGAAATTCCAGCCCCATAGGGGTGACATATTAATAGAGAATGGAAATATCATAAATCCAGCCCCGTAGGGGCGACACATTAATAGAGAATGGAAATAACATAAATCCAGCCCCGTAGGGGTGACATATTAATAGAGAATTGTGTCCCGACTTGAAATTGCTGAAATAGAAAAACATCACCTTTATGTCGGGAAGAAAATGGAGATTAACGTAAAGATTATAGGAACATTAATTTAACCAAAATCCAGCCCCGTAGGGGTGACATCTTAATAGGGAATGGAAATATCATAATTCCAGCCCCGTAGGGGCGACACATTAATAGAGAATGGAAATATCATAAATCCAGCCCCGTAGGGGTGACATCTTAATAGAGAATTGTGTCCCGACATGAAATTGCTGAAATATAAAAACATCACCTTTATGTCGGGAAGAAAATGGAGATTAACGTAAAGATTATAGGAACATTAATTTAACCAAATTCCAGCCCCGTAGGGGTGACATATTAATAGAGAATGGAAATATCATAAATCCAGCCCCGTAGGGGTGGAATGTCAATAAAGAATAGATTATGGATAATAAAAGCAAAACTAACAATCGTTCGTTTTTTTAACATTTTGGCATTTCGACATCCCGATAAAATGTTCGTGATTATTCATTTTGTAAAAACCTATTACATTTTATCGGGACGGCTTTTCGGCAATGAAATTAATTTACGATACTAAAATATCTGGCATTTTACGCTACAAGCCAAAATGATCATGATATTGGTATCTCATATATAATAATCCAAATAACAATTCTTCAGCCTTCAGTCTTTGGCCTTCCGATATCCGCCTTCAGTCCTGAATATTTCTCCTCATAAGCTGCTTCCAGTTGATTGTAAAATTCTTCTCCGAAGCGCCTGATCAGGGCAGATTTCACAAATCTGAATAAAGGCATTTTGTTTTCTTCACCAAACCGGCAGGCAGCCTTACAGATATCCCAGGTATCGTAATTGAGTGCTGTAAATCCGCGCTTTGGGTTTTCGTTTACCCGAACAGGATAAAGGTGACAGGAAATGGGTTTTTGAAAATCCGTTTTTCCATCTTTCCAGGCTTGTTCGATACCGCACTTGGCTATTCCTTTTTCATCGCGGATCATAAACACACAGGAACCATCGGGACGAAGTTGTGTCCCCCAGGACTGCATTTCGCGATAAAACTTGTACGGCCCCGATTTCTGAATGATTTCATATGCCGCAGGATCCAGGTAGTTCTTGAGATTTTTCCAGACGGAGGTGAGGACCGGCAATTCATCCTTAGACAGCGGTGCCCCAAAGTCGCCTTCGTAGCAACAGGCCCCTTTACAAGCATCGAGTTTGCAAACAAAATAGGATTCGAGCAGCTCATCGCTGATGAGTATGTCATCGATCATCAACATAGAAAGGAATTTACTTCAAAGGGATCCATAAAGGGCTGCAATTTATTGGCTTTCAGCTTGCTCATCAAAGTTATTGTTAAAATAATTGTTTTTATTGGAGATCCCTGAAAACATTATACATTTGCGCTTTGTTTTTTGGAAGGAAAGTACCTTAGGTTCATGGATAAGTTAAAAGCCCGATTCAAAGAGCGTTTCAACGCCTCTGCCGAGCAGATTAAAGCCCTGGTAAAATCCCACGGGGATTTAGTTATCGATCAGGTGCAGATTGACCAAATATATGGAGGCATGAGAGGCATCCAAAGTATGGTTTGGGAAACTTCGTCTCTCGATGCACAGGAAGGAATTCGCTTCAGAGGTTACTCCATTCCGGAGTTGCGCAAATTATTGCCTAAAATTAATGGAGCTACAGAACCCTTACCGGAAGGATTATTCTGGCTTATGCTTACCGATGAGATGCCTACAGAGGACGATGTAACCTGGTTGAGCCAGGAATGGTGCAAACGCGCTCACCTGACATCTGCAGATTACGAACTGCTCGACCATTTGGATTCCGCTATTCATCCAATGACTCAATTCAGCATAGCCATCATGGCCATGCAATCGACCAGCCTTTTTGCAAAGGCTTATGAGAATGGAATTACCAAGCATACTTACTGGGAATATATGTATGAAGATTGCATGAACCTTATTGCAAAGCTTCCCCTTGTAGCTGCTTACGTTTACCGGAAAACTTTCTATAACGGAAATCATATCCCTGCTGATCCTCAATTGGACTGGAGTGCAAATTTTGCACATATGCTTGGCAAAGATTCTCAGGAATTTAAAGATCTCATGCGATTGTACATGACCATACATGCAGATCACGAAGGTGGAAACGCATCGGCGCATGCTGTTCACCTGGTGGGTTCGACCCTCAGCGATGCTTATCTGTCTCTGGCTGGTGGAATGAACGCACTTGCAGGACCCCTGCACGGACTAGCCAATCAGGAAGTCATGGACTGGATCTACGACATGATCAGAGATCTTGGCACGAACACGCCTACGAAAGAACAAATTTCAGAATACGTAAAATCAACTTTGGCCAACGGAATCGTCGTGCCTGGATACGGACATGCTGTTTTACGGAAACCCGATCCCAGGTTCCTGGCTCAAAAAGATTTTGCCCAGAAACACTGTCCGAATGATCCAATGGTCCAAATTGTTTGGCATGTTTTTGAAGTGGTCCCAGAAATTTTAGAAGGATTGGGTAAAGTTAAAAATCCCTGGCCAAATGTGGATGCACATTCCGGAGCCCTGCTCGAACATTATGGTCTAAAAGAACACAATTTCTATACAGTGATGTTTGGGGTATCCAGAGCACTGGGTGTATTGGCTCAACTCTGCTGGGACCGGGCCTACAACCTTCCGCTGGAAAGACCAAAATCACTTACCTCTGAGGAGATCCAGACCTTTGTTGCCAGTCAAACAGTCAAAAACATAGTAAACGTATGAACTTTCCAGACCAACTGAAATACACAAAAGAACACGAATGGATTCTGGTGGAAGGCGATCAGGCTACCATAGGAATTACTGAATTTGCTCAATCCGAATTAGGCGATATCGTTTATGTCGAAGTCGATACCGTCGGTGAGGAAATTGCCAAAGACGAAATTTTTGGCACCGTTGAAGCGGTCAAGACAACTTCAGATCTTTTCATGCCTGTTACCGCAAAAGTCCTCGAGTTTAATCCTGCCCTCGATGAGAAATCAGGCAATGATCCAACACTTATCAACTCAGATCCTTACGGAAATGGGTGGATCATCAAGGTAACTATTGTAAATCCATCTGAACTGGATGGGTTGCTGGATGCAGCTGCTTACAAAGAGCTGACCGGACATTAATAATGTTCGTTAAACCCGGAACTTACCGGAAACTGGGATACTTGATCACCGGTTGTATTTGTTTCGGTTCGCTAATACCGGGTAATACCCTTCCCCGTTTGAGTTGGGATCAATTAATTGGCATTGATAAAGTGCTCCATTTGTTGGCATATGGTTCTGCTAGCTATTGCTTTTTAAGCGCACAAATTCAAAAAACTTATTTTAGAATAGCGGCCTTCCTGTTTATGCTTGGGTTACTGTTGGAAGTTTTACAAAAATTGTTACCCGGCGGCAGGTACTTTGATTTAGGAGACTTGCTGGCCAATTTAGCTGGCATCTTATTATCTGTGGTTTACATCCATAGTCAATCCAAACGCATAACATAAGAATAGCGGTTTACTCCATTGAATTCTTATTCAGCTTTTAGTACTTTGCAGTTTCTTAAATCATATGAATCTTAAGTTCAGTCCCTCATTTATTAGTTTTTTATTACTCACTGCTCTTCTTGTGTTCTCGAACTTCAATATTGCCCGTTGGAACGGCTTAAGGGTCATTGATTGGGATGTAGTCGGATTTTATGCATACCTCCCGGCTACTTTCATCCATCACGATTACAAACTGGGATTTGTTAAAGAACGGCCGGAATATGCAGCCGAAAAAAAATTCTGGCCACATACCGCACCGAACGGTGGTATGGTCATCAAACCAACCATGGGATTGTCTTTGTTATACCTTCCTTTCTTTTTTCTTGCCCACTTACATAGTCAGATTGCAGATCTTGAGGCGGATGGTTTCAGCATCCTGTATCATAAATACATCCACCTGTCTGCGCTTTTCTATCTGATCATCGGATTTTATTTTTTAAGACAACTGCTTTTAAAATGGTTTTCAGAGTGGGCTGTAGTTTTCAGTCTTGTCAGTATCGCTTTGGGTACGAATTTATTTTATTATAGCACCACCGAAGCCAGTATGTCCCATGCTTATACTTTTGCACTCTCTTGCCTGTTCCTTTATGCTGTGGTTCGCTGGTACGAAACCTATCAACTCAGATTTGTAATGCAAGCTGGATTTATTTTGGGAATGATGATCCTGATCAGACCAGTCAATATCCTATTTGGACTTTTCCCATTACTTTATGGCATCCCTGCTTTGAGTGCACTAAAGGAGCGAATCCATTTTTTTTGGATGCATAAAAAGCAAATCCTGTTGTTTATTATTTTTGTTTTTTTACCGCTGATCCCTCAATTGCTGTACTGGAAATCCGTTACCGGACAATTTGTTTTTTATTCCTACTTCGACGAACATTTTTTCTTTTTAAAACCTGAAATTTTCAAAGGACTATTCAGTTTTCGCAACGGATGGCTCATTTATACGCCCATGATGATATTTTCTATAGTCGGATTGTATTTTGTGAAATCAAAACACAAAGAATTGTTGTTTCCGATAAGATTTTTATTCATTACCTACATTTACATAGTTTTCTCCTGGTGGTGCTGGTGGTATGTGGGTTTTAGCAACCGTGCCATGATCGATGTATATGCTTTTCTTTCGATCCCTCTGGCTGTTTATTACGAACAGTTGTTAGCTTTTCGGAAAACGTTAAAATTCATGGCTTTCATTGTCGCTTTTTTCTTTTTATGCCTCAACCTGTTTCAAACCTTACAATACCGCCATGGCTTAGTCCATTTTGACAGCATGAATTTCAAAGCATATAAATCATCTTTTGGGACTTTGAAATACAACGATGCTTACAAGCAGGCCTTGCAATCGCCCGACTATGATAAGGCAAAATTAGGGAAAGAATAATTGAATGGTGGTTTGGTGAATTTTTTACCCTGAATCATGGAAAGCACTTCAGAGCTATTTGAATAATCTGAGTTTTGATTGCATTTATTCAATGTAAAGAACCAGTCCTTTTAAATAATTCCCTTCCGGATGAAAAAGATTGACCGGATGATCCGGTGCCTGAGTTAATTTATGTAAAACGCGAATATTCCGCCCCGATTCAATCCCCGCTGAAACAATGGTATTGTAAAACAAGGCTTCATCTACGACCTGAGAACAAGAAAAAGTAAACAGATATGATCCGTTCCTGATTTTTTTCAATGCCAGGTGGTTGAGCCTTTTGTATGCCTGGACCGCCTGATGCCTTTTATCGATAGTCTTGGCGAAAGCCGGAGGATCTAAAACAATCAGGTCATAAACATCCTGAGGAGTTTGTTTCAGAAAATCATAAACATCGGCACAAATTTCACGGTGGTCTTTGAACTCGGGGAAATTATGCTCCATATTTCGAGTACACACCTCCACTGCCTTTTGACTGATGTCGACTGAATCCACATGAAAAGCGCCGTTGCTTGCAGCATAAACACTGAAACCTCCGGTATAGCAAAAGGCATTCAGCAGAGATTTGCCGGAAGCATAGCTCCCCAGGAGTTTGCGGTTATCCCTTTGGTCCAGAAAAAAACCAGTCTTTTGACCATGTAAAGGATCCATTTCAAATTTTAATCCATTCTCCATGGCAATCAGCGGTTGTCCTTCGCCTTTGATGAGCTGATTTTCGATCGTTCTTCCGTAGTTTGGAGGAAGACTTTCTTTGCTTTTGTCCACAATATTCAATTCGATCCAACTAAAACAAAACTCACATGCTTCAGAGATCAGTCTGATTTGTCTGTGCATACCGATGCTGTGACACTGAATCACGACCGTATTCGAATAGACATCTATGACCAATCCGGGAAGCCCGTCGCCTTCTCCATGTATCCAACGAAAACAATCGGTCCCAGGCGCTGTTAAAAGAATTTTTTGTCTGAGATCCAGAGCGGATTTAAGCTTATTTCTCCAAAAATGTTCGTCGTAAACTTCGGACACAAAGCCAAGAATTTTTACCGCTATGCTTCCGTGGTGAAAATGCCCAAATCCCAGTCGGTTTTTTTTGAAATCGAATAATTCCACCAGGTCTCCATCTTCCAGCCCGTCAGTTTTTTCCTGGATGGCTCCTGAAAATAGCCAGGGATGTCTTCTCAACATGTTTTGTTCTCTCCCCTTTTTAAGAATAATGCTGCCCTTAAAGCTCATTTGTAATTTATTCTGGAAGGCAATATACGAAGAAGGGAGAATGGATAGGAAGTGAAGGCTCAAAGCGAGAAGCGTAAAGCGAGGAGCAATGGATTATGAAGTAAATTCAGCCCCGTAGGGGTGGAATGTCAATAGGGAATGGATAAGAAGCTTAAAGCGATAAGCGATAAGCTGAAAGCGAGGAGTGATTTAATGAACATTAATTTAACCAAAATCCAGCCCCGTAGGGGTGGAATGTCAATCGGGAATGGATAAGAAGCTTAAAGCGCAAAGCGATAAGCTGAAAGCGAGGAGTGATTTAATGAACATTAATTTAACCAAAATCCAGCCCCGTAGGGGTGGAATGTCAATAGAGCAAAGTGAAGAGTGATTATTTTGGAGCTTGCAGCTTAAAGCAGGAAGCCTGAACGCCAAAATGTCGTCCCGATAAAATGAAATAGGTTTTTAATAAAATGAATAATCACGAACATTTTATCGGGATGTCGAAATGCCGATAATAGATAATAAATAAAAATCAGATATTTAACTACTTAAGTTGTCTCATGAGGATCAATACACGATTGAACGAGATGTGTACGTACAAACGAAATCGTTCCCTTCTCCACTTTGGTGGAAAAGGCCTGGGGATGAGGGCAAGGACTAACGAGCCGGCCCCGTTTTGCTGTAAGCCATGATTTTTTTAAGGCTGTCCGGATGTGCTGAAAAAAGCACATCAGGCAAGGCATTTTTTGCAGCCAAGAGTTGTTTAAGTTCAATCTGCATTTCAGGCTCTGCCAGAAGACATTCCTCTAAAATCAACTTTTCTGTGGAATCGCTTTCCCGGTAAACGTAACGAATAAATTGTAAACTTGTAAATGTATCTACCATAGGCATAAATAGTTCTTTATTCAAATAACTGACATATGCCTGTTTATATTGTCCTGCCTATTTGTTTTTTGACTTTCGCCAGATCTGGGTCTTGCCAAAGGTTTTTAGCTTGAAATATCCCCGCACTTTTAAGGTTTCTGACGAACCCGGGCTTATTGCACAATCGTATATTTTACCACTGGAGGGGTCTAAAATCTTACCATGAACTAAACTTCCATGGTCTTCTTCCAGATCCCAGATGATATCCATGCCTAAAAGTGCCTGATTTTTCAAAGGAGGGCTGCACAATTCACAAATTTTGACTGGGGCATATTCAGGTAGTTTGACCACCCTGGCATTCATTTTATCATTCTTAACATATAATTCGGCTGTAAAGCTCCACTGCGATGTGCGGTCATCAAAAGCATCCCAATAACCTGTATAACTGTCCCATTTTACGGGCTTTTCTGTGAATTGTAGCGCGGCTAATATGCAAATCAGACCTAAGGACATTTTATGAAAATAAATAAAAAAATGAAAAATTTTTTCGGTTTTCGCAAAAAGTTGGCATAGTATTAGAATAATACCATATGTGAATGCAAAACAACAAAAAGTTTAAGATATAAAAGATGTAGTTTTCTTTATTTGAGACCTTTAGACACCTGTAAATACGCCGGTATTTACAGGTTTTTTTGCATACAGAATATAAAATGGAAAAATGAATGTTAAGGAGTTAATCAAAGACTTTTTGACTTTGTACCACTTCACACTTTTTTTGAAGAAGTCCGAAGGCGTAAGGACTAAGTCTAATGGAAGTAAATTTAAAGTCCTTTCTTTCTCTTGTAAAATTTGGATTCAACCGTGTTGTGGTTGGATATTTTTCACCGACGATGGGCTATGATCCAATTTTTAGAAACAATAATTGGATCTTAAACCGATTTGCGGTTTGCGGATTGGGTTTACTTCATTGAGTAAATACGGAGAGCTCTCGCGGCTATAAGTTTGTCCCTATTTTATTTTGCTTCTTGCACTCTGATTTAAAGCTTTTGGCTTTTCGCTCACTCAACTCCTTACTTCCCCATTCTTTTCCATTCCTGTTCGATGATAAAGGGTACTTGTTCGACTTTGAGGTTTTTACCGATGATTTTTCGTTCTTTATTCAATACGTATAGCTCGGGAGTGATATCTACATAATATTTTGCATAAATGCTACGATTGGTTGGGTCGTGTACATTGATCCAATCCTGTATGTTGTTTTTGTGAACGAATGCCCTCCATTCCTCATCTGAGGTATTGAGCACGATTGCAAATACTTCAACCCCCTTTTGTTTCCACTTCTTGTAAAACTCACGAAGTAAAGGAGTTTCCTTTTGACAATGGTCGCAATCGGGGTCGTACATAAAAACAATCACGAAATCTTCTTTTAATTCATAAATGGATCGCGTGTTGCCATAAAAGTCAGTAGAGATGACGTCGGGTCCTTTTCTATTCAGCAGACTGGCTTTCATTTCAAAAACCTTCTTTTTAAAATCAGCAAGATCCTTATCTGAAGCCCAGAAAGCCTTTTCTTTTGTATCAAAATAATTTTCGAGTATGTGAACGAAGACCGCCTCTCCATCCATGACTTTGGTTTGAGTAGGCTGAAATTTCAATGCAATCCAGTTGCTTACAAACTTGAACATCTCTTTGTTGACCATGGATTTCTTAATGACATAATCAGCTTGCCTGATGATTGAATCGGGTTGTTGAGGGGTTAGTTCCAATATCAATCTTTTCAATTTGTTGGCTATTACCGGAGTGCGCAACAATCGTTCGTCGCTAAAATCCACCTGATCCCAGAATGATTTGCGAAATAATTCCAGCTGCTGTTCGCGATCCACCTCGCCATTGGGCAATCGGACATCAACCAGGTCCGGGTTTTGCCCTGCTGTTTTGAATTTCGTATACAGGGCATTAGGATATTTTTTTCGGAAATCAGAAAGTTGGTTTTTTCTTTCTTTTTGCATGACATCCAGCAAACTGTCAATTTTCTGAATCGTTTCGGGGGGAGTTCCTGCAGCATTTCTCAATTCCTGAAGAGGTTTTGCATCTTCATCGTGACGGGTTTGCATTCTGAAGTTTTCGTACAGCATAAAGTTGTCGATCGAATTCGTAACCTCCATGGTACCAACGATGTCATTTTTATTGGCTTTCATGGAAAAAAATACCTCATCGCCGATCATAAAATGAAAATTGCTGTAATCCGGCAGAATCGCATAAAAGTATCCGCTCGGAATTTTAGTTTTACTTCTCAGTTCAAATTTGCCGGAAGCATCTGCCAGGGTAGAATCAATGATATAATTCTGGTCGGCAAAGACGGCGATAAACTTGACTTTACCTTCCTGAATGCCCTCTATCTGGAATTTGATGTGGCAACTATCGGACTGCGCAAAAAGGCCATTAACCAGAAATAAACTTAAAATTGCAATGTAACGCATGATTTCCTGATGAATTATCCGACAAAATAAATAAAGCCCCGGCACATTCGCATAACGATTCCAAAAGCTTTCAAAAACTTAAGTTTTTATTAAGAAAATTCATTTGTTTTTAAACAATCTTCCCCAGAGCCGTACATTTTATCTGGAAAATCCTGTTTGTTTTTAAAGTTATCCTCTACTCCTCTGCACCATCGGAAAAATAGTGTTGAAGTTTCTCATAAATCAGCTCGACAATTCGACCTTATTTTATACCTTGCCAACATGACATGGACCTGGAAAAATATGATCCTGTTTTCAAGTGTTATCTGCATTTTGTACCTGGTTGGGGTCCTTTCTGTTTACATATTCATCAATCCGATTCTATTCAAAACTGAACGAACAAGTCAATACGACACTCCTGTTTCGCAAAGAATTGAGCAAATGCAGATATCTCTGCCTGGCAATCAGGAATTGTCTGCCATGCTTTATCATACAAGGTATAAAGAAAAGGGCATTGTCTTATTCCTCCATGGGGTTCGGGGCAATCTCGACCGGTTTCAGCAACAAAGCCAGCTTTTTCTCTCCATGGGATATAAAGTGTTGCTCCCGGACTACAGAGGGTTCGGAAAAAGCAGCGGCCAGCTTACGGAAACAAGTCTTACTGAAGATGTCACATCCTGCATGGATTGGCTGTTGAAACGATACAGGGAAGACAGCATCATCGTATATGCCATGGATTTTTTAGTTCCTGTAGCCTGTTATGTAAACACCATGCTCCCAGCCCGACTGCTGATCCTTGAAAATCCTGTTTATTCCTTGCGCAGCTGGATCAAAAAACGATATCCTGCTTTCTTTCTGCCATATGAATTGAAATATGATTTTAATACCGATGAATTTCTCCACGATTGCCTGAGTCCGGTTTACATTCTAAGACCTTTACAAAAAACAGCTTGCACTGCGGCTGAAGCCCAAAAGCTAAAAATGCTACTGAAAGATCCGGAAACCTTTATCCAATTAGATGACAGGCCTAATGAAAATTTATACGATCTCGAAAACTTTCAAAACCAACTGGAACGGATTCTGAATTTTGAAACACAATGAGTAAAAGAAGCAAACTCGAAAAATTCGCAGAAAATCTAAGCCTTTCCAACGTATTTGAGAATTTCAGCTTTGAGGAACCCTATCTGTTTTCAAACGCAGAAACCAAAGTTGATTTTAAATCATCGTGGAAGGAAAAATATTTTAACAACACGAATCCACTGGTTTTGGAATTGGCATGCGGAAGAGGCGAATATTGCGTATCGCTTGCCAAATCATTTCCATTAAAAAATTTCATCGGTGTGGATATTAAGGGTGCCCGGATCTGGAAAGGAGCTAAAGCTGCTTTGACTGAAGACTTAAACAATGTTGCATTTGTAAGGACACGCATTGAGCTGCTTCCACATTTTTTTGGGATCTCTGAAGTCGATGAAATCTGGATCACTTTCCCCGATCCTTTCCTCCAAAAAAGCAAGTCCGAAAAAAGACTGACTTCCACAAGTTTTTTGAATTTATACAAAGATGTACTTAAACCCGGTGCATTGTTGCATTTGAAAACGGATGACCCGGTTCTATACGAATTCAGTTTAGAAACGATTGAAAAGCATCCGCTTTATGAACTCCTCACGTGGAACGCATCCATTTATGAATCGGCATTAGACCTTCCGGAATTGGATATCAAAACTTACTACGAGCGTATGCATTTGGAAATAGGAAAAAAAATAAAGTATGTGGGGTTTAGGTATTCAGGGGAGACAAAGCTTTAAGCGAGAAGCTCAAAGCTAAAAGTGGAAAGTGCAATCCCGGCTGATGAAATTGAAATAAAAATTGAACAACTTGATGTCGGGAGCAAGGAGCAAAGAGCAAAGGATGACATCATAAACCCAGCCCCGTAGGGGTGACATATTCATTGGGAATGGAGTCCCTACATGAAATAGCTAAAAATGGAAATACATCACCTTGATGTCGGGAGGAGCAAAGTTTCTGAAGCAATAAGGAAAGATTCTATTGATTGCTTATTGGTAAAATAAAGTTCCGCGTAAATCTGCGTCATCCCCGCCTGACCGAACATGTTTTCCATTATTTTAAAACAAAATATCAGTCGGACAGGTGCGGGAAATTTCAGAACTCTTATTTCAATACTAACATTTGTTAGTTTAAAACTAATATGAGAAAAATATCAATGATTTCAATGACATTTTCTAGGCTTTGAGTTTACAGCTTTGAGCTTTTGGG
The DNA window shown above is from Saprospiraceae bacterium and carries:
- a CDS encoding DUF3109 family protein — translated: MLMIDDILISDELLESYFVCKLDACKGACCYEGDFGAPLSKDELPVLTSVWKNLKNYLDPAAYEIIQKSGPYKFYREMQSWGTQLRPDGSCVFMIRDEKGIAKCGIEQAWKDGKTDFQKPISCHLYPVRVNENPKRGFTALNYDTWDICKAACRFGEENKMPLFRFVKSALIRRFGEEFYNQLEAAYEEKYSGLKADIGRPKTEG
- a CDS encoding citrate (Si)-synthase, eukaryotic gives rise to the protein MDKLKARFKERFNASAEQIKALVKSHGDLVIDQVQIDQIYGGMRGIQSMVWETSSLDAQEGIRFRGYSIPELRKLLPKINGATEPLPEGLFWLMLTDEMPTEDDVTWLSQEWCKRAHLTSADYELLDHLDSAIHPMTQFSIAIMAMQSTSLFAKAYENGITKHTYWEYMYEDCMNLIAKLPLVAAYVYRKTFYNGNHIPADPQLDWSANFAHMLGKDSQEFKDLMRLYMTIHADHEGGNASAHAVHLVGSTLSDAYLSLAGGMNALAGPLHGLANQEVMDWIYDMIRDLGTNTPTKEQISEYVKSTLANGIVVPGYGHAVLRKPDPRFLAQKDFAQKHCPNDPMVQIVWHVFEVVPEILEGLGKVKNPWPNVDAHSGALLEHYGLKEHNFYTVMFGVSRALGVLAQLCWDRAYNLPLERPKSLTSEEIQTFVASQTVKNIVNV
- the gcvH gene encoding glycine cleavage system protein GcvH, which encodes MNFPDQLKYTKEHEWILVEGDQATIGITEFAQSELGDIVYVEVDTVGEEIAKDEIFGTVEAVKTTSDLFMPVTAKVLEFNPALDEKSGNDPTLINSDPYGNGWIIKVTIVNPSELDGLLDAAAYKELTGH
- a CDS encoding VanZ family protein; the encoded protein is MFVKPGTYRKLGYLITGCICFGSLIPGNTLPRLSWDQLIGIDKVLHLLAYGSASYCFLSAQIQKTYFRIAAFLFMLGLLLEVLQKLLPGGRYFDLGDLLANLAGILLSVVYIHSQSKRIT
- a CDS encoding class I SAM-dependent rRNA methyltransferase, coding for MSFKGSIILKKGREQNMLRRHPWLFSGAIQEKTDGLEDGDLVELFDFKKNRLGFGHFHHGSIAVKILGFVSEVYDEHFWRNKLKSALDLRQKILLTAPGTDCFRWIHGEGDGLPGLVIDVYSNTVVIQCHSIGMHRQIRLISEACEFCFSWIELNIVDKSKESLPPNYGRTIENQLIKGEGQPLIAMENGLKFEMDPLHGQKTGFFLDQRDNRKLLGSYASGKSLLNAFCYTGGFSVYAASNGAFHVDSVDISQKAVEVCTRNMEHNFPEFKDHREICADVYDFLKQTPQDVYDLIVLDPPAFAKTIDKRHQAVQAYKRLNHLALKKIRNGSYLFTFSCSQVVDEALFYNTIVSAGIESGRNIRVLHKLTQAPDHPVNLFHPEGNYLKGLVLYIE
- a CDS encoding DUF2147 domain-containing protein, whose translation is MSLGLICILAALQFTEKPVKWDSYTGYWDAFDDRTSQWSFTAELYVKNDKMNARVVKLPEYAPVKICELCSPPLKNQALLGMDIIWDLEEDHGSLVHGKILDPSSGKIYDCAISPGSSETLKVRGYFKLKTFGKTQIWRKSKNK
- a CDS encoding redoxin domain-containing protein gives rise to the protein MRYIAILSLFLVNGLFAQSDSCHIKFQIEGIQEGKVKFIAVFADQNYIIDSTLADASGKFELRSKTKIPSGYFYAILPDYSNFHFMIGDEVFFSMKANKNDIVGTMEVTNSIDNFMLYENFRMQTRHDEDAKPLQELRNAAGTPPETIQKIDSLLDVMQKERKNQLSDFRKKYPNALYTKFKTAGQNPDLVDVRLPNGEVDREQQLELFRKSFWDQVDFSDERLLRTPVIANKLKRLILELTPQQPDSIIRQADYVIKKSMVNKEMFKFVSNWIALKFQPTQTKVMDGEAVFVHILENYFDTKEKAFWASDKDLADFKKKVFEMKASLLNRKGPDVISTDFYGNTRSIYELKEDFVIVFMYDPDCDHCQKETPLLREFYKKWKQKGVEVFAIVLNTSDEEWRAFVHKNNIQDWINVHDPTNRSIYAKYYVDITPELYVLNKERKIIGKNLKVEQVPFIIEQEWKRMGK
- a CDS encoding alpha/beta hydrolase; this translates as MILFSSVICILYLVGVLSVYIFINPILFKTERTSQYDTPVSQRIEQMQISLPGNQELSAMLYHTRYKEKGIVLFLHGVRGNLDRFQQQSQLFLSMGYKVLLPDYRGFGKSSGQLTETSLTEDVTSCMDWLLKRYREDSIIVYAMDFLVPVACYVNTMLPARLLILENPVYSLRSWIKKRYPAFFLPYELKYDFNTDEFLHDCLSPVYILRPLQKTACTAAEAQKLKMLLKDPETFIQLDDRPNENLYDLENFQNQLERILNFETQ
- the trmB gene encoding tRNA (guanosine(46)-N7)-methyltransferase TrmB, giving the protein MSKRSKLEKFAENLSLSNVFENFSFEEPYLFSNAETKVDFKSSWKEKYFNNTNPLVLELACGRGEYCVSLAKSFPLKNFIGVDIKGARIWKGAKAALTEDLNNVAFVRTRIELLPHFFGISEVDEIWITFPDPFLQKSKSEKRLTSTSFLNLYKDVLKPGALLHLKTDDPVLYEFSLETIEKHPLYELLTWNASIYESALDLPELDIKTYYERMHLEIGKKIKYVGFRYSGETKL